AACTCAGATTCTGAAAGAGCATTCAAAGAGGCTTGAGGAGCATTCAAAGAGGATTGAAGAGCAAACTCAGATTCTGAAAGAACATTCAAAGAGGCTTGAGGAGCAAACTCAGATTCTGAAAGAGCATTCAAAGAGGCTTGAGGAACATTCTCAGATTTTGAAAGAACATTCAAAGAAGCTTGAGGAACATTCTCAGATTTTGAAAGAACATTCAAAGAGGCTTGAGGAACATTCTCAGATTTTGAAAGAACATTCAAAGAAGCTTGAAGAACTCTCTCAAGGCAATAAAATCCTGATGGAAGAAATCCTTGCCTTAAGAAAGAGACAGGATGTGCAGATTGGTGCCCTCGGGGCAAGATGGGGAATTAAATCAGAGAAAACCTTTCGCAATGCAGTAAAAGGGCTTCTTGAGGAAACCTTTGGGGTTAAGGTAGAACATTATGAAACAACTGATTTAGAAGGTGAGGTCTTTGAAGGTTTTCCTGGAAAAAGGGTTGAAATTGACCTTATTATTAGAGATGGTGAGCTTATTGTAGCTGAGATTAAATCTTCCGTTAGTCCTGCTGATGTCTTGCTTTTTGAGAGAAAGGTAAAGTTTTTTGAGAAAAAAGAAGGGAGAAAAGTCACAAGAAAGATAATAATTTCACCTATGATTGATGATGAGGCAAAGAACTTTTGCAAAAGTCTTGAGATAACCTTTTACACTGATGTCCCTGATAAAGAAGAAGGATTATAAGAGAAGCAAAAAATTTACAAGTTTTAGTTGAAAAGTATAGAATTCCTTTGTCAGATTTATCAGATTGTTTTGGAACAAGTGGTCTTTTAAATACTACTAACAATTTAGCAGAAATTTTTGCAGATGGATCTGTATAACTACTTGGATAGGTTTTGATCCTTCCAAGAAAAAATAAGAGAAGTAAGAGGTAAGAGTAGGGGAAGCCCTTTTGTGTTTGCCAAATCTTAGTCAATCTGTCCAATAATTTAAAGGAACATATAACAGGCAAACGCCACAAAGGGGAAAACACATAGGTTTGCTTTTACTAAAAAAGCCAATTTAAAAAGAGGCAAATCTTAAGTCTCAAAGGATAGAGACGCATACAGTAACATAGGCAATCTTGCCTGTGGAGGTAAATTACACTCCAATGTATGAAAGAAACACAGACAAGAATGTCTGTGCTACAACAGACCCACAAAAAAATTCAAGGGGTATAAAATTTTAAACCCCTACTATTTAAGTCTCAAAATACCTGGACACATACATGTTCTTGACAAGTTTAAAATGAATATTTATAATATAAAAATAAAGTCTATGAATTGTAGAGATATGAAAACTTATAAAATTTTGATTGAATCGTAGATGTATGGAGAAAGTGGATCAAATTTCCTTAGCTGAATTACCTGAGGCTCTTGTTGAAGAGATGCTCTTAAAAAGTGAAGCTATTGGAAATGTGCTTTACAATTCTTTGAGGGAAATCCAGGAGAAAAAAACTGAAATACGGAAACAATTGCAAGAAGGGAATATCTTGAAACGGGATTCAGAAGTTGGTTATCCGGGGATACCTACAACTTGTGGTGTAGATGGTTCTTATGCAGTGGATAGACTTCTATCAACTGATCTTGCTGCTTGTGCGGCAGTTGCAATTGAAGGATTAACACCACCTTCTGAAAAAAGATTCTGGGAAAAACCTCACCACAGAGTCTTTATTCATCCAGAGAAGCACGATCCAGACACAGCCACAGTGCTCAGAGGATTAATGATGGAAATGGAACTTGAGCTTGCAGTAAAAGCTCCTCATGATATAGTTTTTTTAGACGGTTCTCTTACAACACCTTTGATATATATGAATCAGGCAATAAATAAAGTATTAGAATGGGAAAATGAAGGAGTTATTACAGAAATAGGTAAAGAGTTAAAGAATAGATTTCGGCAGTTTCTTACTGATTATAAAACCATTTTAGAATCCGCAAGAACCGACAAATTATGGGTAAGTTTACCTAAATATACTACAAAAAGAGAATTAGGTAAAATGTTTAATTGGCCGGCTAATTATGATGACCGAGCTATCTTGACATACATTTTATCTCCCGGTGAATTTACTTCTCCAATTCCTTTAGAAAAACCTTTACAACCATGGCATTTAAAAATTCCTTTTAATGACAAAGAGCTTGAAAAATTAAGAGACGAAATTATTTCAGCAATGAATAATATTTATGTTATGTATTACAGATCTCATAATTGGAAACCAGTTTTCAGGATTGAGATGGCATCTTTTATTGCCAATGATATTTCTCGTATAGCGATCTTGCTTCAGGGCCTCAAGTATCAAACTGGAACACCCGGAATAATAGAACCCTATCCTCTTTATATAGCAGACAGAATGGTAAAACATCTTAGTAAGGCTGTATCTGCTTCAAGACAGACAACTACCAGAAGAATGATGGAATTACACAATGGGGATATTGGAGAGATTTTATTTGGCATGCACAATTATAGAACCGAAAGCGGGAGATGAATATGAGTAATCAAAGAATAAATATAGAACAATTAATCAGCACCTCTGAGAAAATTGGAACAATAGGTTCTCCCTCTTCTACCAGTGAACTTTCCTTAGATATTCTTGGCACTGCTGTTGGGAAAAAATTAGTAGGTGAGCTTGCATTTTTTAGATTTTTTCAAGATGGGAAGCCACATTATGCATTGGGACAAATTACAGAAGTTCAACTACGGAATATCTGGCTTGAAGATCCTACAATGAGATCTCTTGCAAGACAGAGGGGTCAGGTCAATCCTGTTAGTGGACAACAAGATACCCACCTTGGAAATATGACAGTAAGTGCGGTATTCAGTGACAATGGAAATAGATTTGAACCGAGTATTTTAGGAACTGTTCCAGCTACAGGGACTTTTATCTATTTAGCAACTGACGATATTTTAGATAGGTTGTTAGAACAATATAGAAAAGAGATATTTTATTTGGGTCATGTTTATGGTTCAAAACCAAAGCTTCCACTCTGGTTCAAGCATTTTGGGACAGGAGCACACGGAGCTGGCGAGGCTTATCACATAGGGATTTTTGGTAAAACTGGTTCTGGTAAGTCTGTTTTGGCTAAGATGATTCTCCTTGCTTACGCAAGATATTCTGATATGGCTATATTTATTATAGACCCACAGGGTGAATTTTCAAAAGACGCCCGAGGAGAAATGAGAACAGAAGGATTCTCCTTAAATTTATCCAAGGCTCTTTCACATTTGAATAAGAATGTAATTATTAAAAGTGTCAAAAATTTAGTTTTGGATAGATGGCTGCTTTTTAGTGAAATTCTTTATGAATCACTATTCTTTGAACGTCTATCAATTCCAGAGGGAGAAAATCGAAGAATAGCCTCCGAAGTTTTAGCAGAAAAATTACAGGAGAAAAGAGTTAGATTAGAGGATTTACATAAACCTGAATCTTTTAACTATGCCTGGGAAACTCTCGGTGATAGCAATGTTCAAATGCTATTCTACAGGAGCCAGGAATCTCGCAATAGATTCAACACAGTTTATAAAAAAGCAAATAGAGATGAATTTTATAAAAATTTCTGGTTACCAGTAACTGAATTATTCAAAAAGGACCGTCCTAATGCTGTTAGTGTAGATGAGTTAATAAAAGAAACTTTCAAGATGCAAGAAGTAAATCTTTTTGGTATTCAAAGACCAGTAGTAATTGTAGATTTGTCAAAAGAGATGGCTACCGGCCTTTTTTGGAGTGATACGATCCAGGCATTGGTGATAAAGAGATTATTAGATGGGTTAACATATTTAGCCGAAAGGGCTTACCAAGAAAATAGATTTTTAAATACACTTGTGATATTAGATGAGGCCCATAGATTAGCCCCAAGGGAAAAAATTGAAAATGAAAAACAAGATTCAGTAAGACTTTCACTTCTTGACGCAGTAAGAACTACAAGAAAATATAGACTTGGATGGATGTTTATAAGTCAGACTTTATCAAGTTTACATAAAGAGATTATTAGTCAATTAAGAATCTTCTTTTTTGGTTTTGGTCTGTCTCTGGGTTCTGAATTTATGTCCTTAAAGGAAATTGTTGGTGGTGACCCTAATGCCCTTAAACTCTATCAATCCTTTCGTGACCCGCACTGTGCCTTTGACTTAGCCTCAAGACAATATTCTTTTATGACTATTGGTCCTGTCTCACCTCTCTCTTTCGCAGGAACACCTTTATTTTTCACAGCTTTTAACACACCAGAGGAATTTCTAAAGGCAAATAACTTAAGATATGAATGAAAAGTCTTTCTATTAGTAGTTAACAATCCTGAAAAAATGGATTCACAAGAACTAAAAAATAAAATTATTCAGGCTTTAGAGGAGCAGGGATTTAAAATAAATCCTCATTTAAGACTATCAGAAGTTAACAAAGTTATTTATCGTCAGGTTCAACAAAAAGCAAAGTTTGAGCAAATATTGAAACATAAAAAATTTTTAATAAATTCTATAAAAAAAGTGACAAATTATTGTAGAAATGGGTCTGAAATTATTCCCGGGGAAATTTCTTTAGAATTAAGAGAAGTTAAATCAGGTTCTATTGAAGAAATTTTATTTAAGTGGTGGAATTTAATCTGGTGGAGTATTCCATTTCAACGATCATATGGTCGTCAAATGAGATTTTTGATGTGGGATACAACACATGATATGCCATTTGGTTTAATATGTTTGCAAAGTCCTGTTCTAAAAATGTCTGTTCGTGATAATTATCTCGGCATATCTAAGGATGAATTAGATATATGGGTAAACAAGTCATTGAATGCCCAACGAGTTGGAGCTTTACCTCCATATAATGAACTATTAGGTGGAAAAATGGTTGCTCTTGCTCTGACATGTAATGAAATCAGAGAGGCTTATAAAAAAAAATATGAAAATAGTATTACAATTCTTAAAGGAAGAAAATTAGAACCAGAACTTTTATTTATTACTACCACAAGTGCCTTTGGAAAAAGTAGTTTATATAATCGATTAAAATATAATGATGAAATAGTAGCAAAAAGTTTGGGGTATACACGAGGTTCTGGAACATTCCATATTCCAGAAAAGTTATATCAAGAACTTGTAAAATTTTTATCTCTAAAGGGTATCAATACTACAAGAGGATTTGGGAATGGGCCATCAAAAAAACTTAAACTAATAAGTCTTGCTTTAAAATATCTTGGATTATCTAAATTTGAATATCATGGAATTAAAAGAGAATTCTATTTATTTCCGCTTGTGAAAAATTTAAAAGAAGTTATTAGTAAAAAAGAAGAACCTATCTGGTATGACAGACCATTTGAGAAACTGGTTGATTTTTGGAAGGAAAGATGGGCATTACCAAGAGCTAAAAGAGTCCAGAAGTGGAAAAATTTTGATAAAAATAAATTCTTTTATGAAGTTGAGAGACTTTTAATGGAGTTATAATAAAAAATTTTTTGAATATGAACTTTTTAATATAGATAATTCTTTTAAAGTCATGCCAAACCCAGAAAAATCTTCAGCAAAGAGGGTAGTATTATAAATTTTAGTTTTCGTATAAAAATGAGGGAGGATTAAAATTAAGTCAAAAACCTTGGTTAATTTTAGAGAAATTTTGGTAAAATGCCCTTCTGGAAGCTCCCCAAAAACTAACCAGGAAGGCAAAGATAAAAAGACTTTAATTTAATTTTTCCCAGAAAAAGCCCTTGATATTCCTATCCCCTGAAGAAAACTCTATCCCTATAAGATAAATCTCTTTGAATGAACCCTCATACTTCTTATGATACCCCTTCTCCTTAAGTTGAACTAAAGCTTTACCCTCTCCCCCCTCTCCCCCCTCTCCCTCAACCACCTTGAACTCAAAAAGATAAACCCTATCCCTATAGAGCACCGTCAAATCTATCTGACCCTTATTCGTTATATCCTCAGGGATCACCTCAAGCCCTGACCCACATAAAAAGGCATAAAAACAACTTGCATAATACCCCTCATAACGAGAAAGCTCATTCTTCCTGAACCAATCATGGGGTATCCCTGCATAAAGACCCCTCAAGAACCTTCTTCATCTTCTCAAAATCCCTCTCCCTCACTGCCTCAATCATCTTAAGAGATAGCCTTGGTCTTTCTGAACTGAGCTGAGTAAAATAAGAAAAAAGAACTCTATTTAAACTAATCTTTACCTCTTTATTCGGATAAGAAAGCTTATAGAGAATTAACCCTTCCTCTTCAATAGTTTCTTTAATGGTCAAATAACCCACCTGAAAGAGAAGGTTTTCTGGCTCAATATAGTCAAGGTCAAAGGTGCCAATAAGGTCATCAGTTGCAGTAAGGTCTTCAAGCTCGGGAAGATAAAAACGTTTCTCAAGAAGAAGTTTCATAAGAAAACTTGGAGTCCCAGTTTCAAACCAGTAGGGGTGGAATTTTTTTTCCTCTAAATAGAGAAGGATATCAAAGGGATTGTAGAGAGGCTCCCCAAGCCAGGAATAACCATTATACCAGCATTTTATAAGCTTTAAATCCTTATCTTGCAGTTCCTCTCTGAAAACCTCTTCAAGTTCCTCTTGAGTGTATCCACAGATAGTTGAATACTCCTTGCTTAAAGTAATATCTCTTAACTGATTTAGACCTGAAAAAAGAGAAACCTTTGAGAATTTTGAAACCCCTGTAATAAAGACAAACTTTAAATAAACATCGGCATCCTTTATAACCCCATAGAGATTCTTTAAATGCTCCCTTAAGGTTAAACTTAGTTCCTTGTTTTCTATGCGATCAAGAATGGGTTTGTCATATTCATCTATCAGAACTACAACCTTAGTTTTATATTTTTCATAGGCCTTTTCAATAAGATCCTCAAAAGAAGACCTATAATCAGAGGAATCTTCCCAATCTATTTCAAGTGTTTTATAGTTTTTCTTAAGAATTTTTCTTATCCGCAAAAGGAAATCTTCTTCACTTAAGATATTGCCAGCACCAAAACTTATGTGAATAACAGGATACCTGATACTCCAGTCCCAGTTCTTCTCAAGATAGAGCCCCTGGAAAAGATCTTTTCTTCCGAGAAAGGCCTGCTTAAGGGTGTCCACAAAAAGGGATTTTCCAAATCTCCTTGGGCGGGAGAGAAAATAGTAAGTTCCCTCTTCAACAAGTTTTGCCACAAAAGGTGTCTTATCCACATAATAATAGGGTTCACTTCTAATCTTTTCAAAACTTGAAATCCCGGTGGGAAGTTTTTTCTCCATAACTTTATTTTAAGGCCTCTTTTTTAAAAAATCAATGTTAGCTTTTACTTATACAATCTCCTTTTTAACTAAGGAAGCCCTATGTAGGATTTAAAATTTTAAACCTTGTAAAAGTTCAAGATTTTGAACCCCTACATTAATGCAAAAGAACACATAACAGGCAAACACATGGGTTGTCCTTACAAAATACAGGTTTTTTTCCTATAACCGAAGTAGTAAAAAAATCCTTTTAAGTCTCAAAAGATATGGACGCATACAAAATCTTGGCAAAAGAGGGATTGAGGTTTATATTTTATAGCATGGCTATTCTTTTTGGCCCTGTTAAATCAAGGCGCCTTGGTTTATCCCTCGGAGTTGAGCTTGTTCCCAAAAAAATCTGCTCCATGGATTGTCTTTATTGTGAAGTGGGAAAAACAGATACACTTACTTTAATCAGGGCAGAATATATTCCCTGGGATGAGATTGAAAGGGCCCTTTATCTTGCTAAAGAAAGGGAAGGGGAATATGATGTTTTAACTTTTACAGGAAGCGGGGAGCCAACTCTCAATATTCATTTTGAAAGGGCCATTTATTTTGCTAAAAGTCTAATTAAAAAACCCATAGCTGTTTTAACCAACAGTAGCACCATTCACCTGGAGAGTGTCAGAAAAGCCCTGGCTGAGGTAGATTTAGTGCTTGCCTCTCTGGATTGTGCATTAGATAAGTCCTTCAAACTTTTAAATAGACCAGTTAAAGAATTAAAGCTCTCTACAATTATAGAGGGTTTAAAGGGCCTTCGCGAAATAATGAAGGGCGAGCTTTGGCTTGAGGTCTTATTTGTAAAGGGAATTAATGATCAACCTGAAGATCTAAGGGCTTTAAAGGAGGCTATTTCCAAAATTAAACCCCATAAAGTCCAATTAAATACAGTTGTCAGGCCTCCTGCCTATAGGATAGCTCAACCTCTTACTTTTGAAGAACTTGAAAGAATTATGGTCTTCCTTGGAGAAGGTGCTGAGATTATTACTCCCAAAGAGAAGATATTAAAACCTCTGGGTATTAAGGAAGATTTAAATGAGAAAATCCTTGATTACTTAGCAAGAAGGCCAGCTCCTCTCACGGAGCTTACAGCCATTTTTGGTGAAAATAAAGAATTTTCAAGAATCTTGGAAGAGTTAGTTTCTGCAGGAAAACTTAAAAGGGTCCTCCATCAAAAAGAGATATTTTATTCTACTTAAAAGTTCGGTGAGTTCTTTGACTTTTCCTCAAGAGCAAAGAAGTTTATACAAAAAAATCATTGAGGCCTTGCTTTTTTGTGCAGGGAAACCTCTTAAGATTAGAGATATTCAAGGAGTTCTTGAAAATATCTCCCCATCTGAGATTGAGAATATTCTTGAAGAATTAAAACTTGATTATAGTAATAGAGGCTTAAGAATTGTAGAGGTAGCCAATGGCTACAGGGTTGAATCTGCTCCTGAGGTTTCTGAATATTTAAAGAAATATTTTCAGCCTCAAGGTATGAAATGGACACGGGCCCTTCTTGAAACCTTAGCTATTATTGCCTATTTTCAGCCTATTTCAAGGGCAGAAATCTCAGCCAAAAGAGGTGGGGTAGAGGTGGGGCCCTTTTTAAAAAGTCTTCTTGAAAGAGGCTTTATTAAAATAGTTGGAAGAAAAGCTGTTCCTGGAAGGCCTGCTCTTTATGGCACAACTTCTTTTTTTCTTGAATATTTTGGGTTAAAATCTCTGGAAGATTTACCACCCCTCGGGGAAATGGAAAAACTTCTTCAAAAGGAGGAGGCAGAATGATAGGTATCGTTGATTATCAGGCAGGTAATTTAACCAGTGTAGCAAGAGCCCTTGATTATCTTAAAATTCCGTGGGTTATAAGTTCTGATCCAGAAAAACTCAAATCCTGTGAAAAAATTATTTTCCCTGGAGTAGGGGCTGCCTGTTCTGCAATGGAGAGTCTTATTAAATTTGGACTTGACGACTTTTTAAAAGAGGCCTTCTATAAGGGAGTCCCGATAATGGGAATTTGTCTTGGCACACAGATCATTATGGAGGAAAGTGAAGAAGATGGTGGGACAAAAACCCTTGGACTCATCTCTGGTAGAGTGCTCAGGTTTCCCTATCCCCTTATTGAGGATGGTAAGCATTTGAAGGTGCCTCATATGGGATGGAACAGTGTTTCCTGGCTAAAGGAACACCCGCTTTTAAAAGAAGTTGAGCCTGATTATGAATATTACTTTGTCCACAGTTATTATCCTCAGCCTGAAAATTCAGATATTGTTCTTGGTGTCACATCTCATGGAATAACCTTTCCCTCTGGTCTGGCTTACAAAAATTTGGTTGCCTTTCAATTTCATCCCGAAAAAAGCGGAAGACCCGGGCTAAAACTGATAAAAAATTTCTATGAATGGAAGGTTTAGACCTATTTTTTAATAGGCGCTAATACAGCAATCATCTGTCTTCCTTCGAGCTTGGGTGGAGACTCTACCTGAGCTACTCCTTCAACAGCCTGAAAAATAGCGGCAAAGACTCTATCTGCCATTTCAGGGTGAGAAAGCTCCCTTCCTTTAAAGACAACCCTTACTTTAACCTTATTTTTATCCTCAAGAAATCTTAAAATGTGTTTAATTTTTACCTCTAAATCGTGTTTATCTGTCTTAGGGCTTAATTTTATCTCCTTTACCTCCACAACTGCCTGTTTCTTTTTAGCCTCTTTGGCTTTTTTTGCCTCATGGTATAAAAATTCACCAAAATCCATGATTTTACAGACAGGTGGAGTAGCAGAGGGTGCAATTTCAACCAGATCTAAGCCATATTCCTCTGCCATGCGTAAGGCCTCCCTGAGGGGGACTATCCCTATTTGTTTTCCCTCTGGACCTATCAAGCGAACCTCCTGAGCCCTAATTTTTTCATTAACCCTATACTTGTGCTTTAAATCCTTTTGCATGCCCTCCTCCTAAATTAATTTTATCACCCCCTTTTGAAGATAGCTCTGGGACCTTTAAGCTGTATCTTTTGATAAAAACTGATAGTAAAACGCTGAGTTTCATCAAGAGGATAGGGGTTGACTTTCAGCTTTGAGACTTTGCAGAAAATCAGCCAGACTTACACCCTGCATAACTTCACCTGATCTTTTCCTTATGCTAAGGCACTGAACTTCCTCTTCTTTATCGCCAAGGATGATCATGTAAGGCACCTTTTCAAGCTGAGCAGCTCTAATTTTGTAATTGATCTTTTCGCTCCTGAAATCTCTTTCCACTCTGAAACCTGTTTTTTTAAGTTCTTGAGTTACCTTTTCTGCATAGGGGATATTTCTATCTGTCAGGGTTAAGACTTTGATTTGCACAGGAGCAAGCCAGAAAGGAAAGGCCCCAGCATGATGTTCAATTAGAACGCCAAAAAACCGCTCTAAGGAACCAAGAAGGGCTCTATGAATCATGATGGGCCGATGAAATTGATTGTCCTCTCCAACATAAACCAGGTCAAATCTTTCAGGAAGATTAAAATCCACCTGAATAGTTGAACATTGCCAGAAACGCCCAAGGACATCTTTTATTTTAAGATCAATCTTTGGACCATAAAAAACTCCCTCTCCAGGGTCTATTTCATAGGCCAGGCCTTTATGCTCTAAGGCCATCTTAAGGGCCTCTTCAGCTTTATTCCAAATCGCAGGTTCTCCAACAAATTTCTCTGGCCTGGTTGAGAGATAAATCTGATACTCATTAAACCCAAAAAGTTTAAGAAAATAAATCACCAAATCTAAAACCTTTATTAATTCTTCTTCCAACTGGTCTTCTCTACAGAAAATGTGAGCATCATCCTGAGTAAAACCTCTAACCCTTAGGAGCCCGTGCAAAACTCCACTTCTTTCAAAACGATAAACTGTTCCCAGTTCACATAGTCTTAAGGGAAAGTCTCTATAGCTTCTTCTTTTTTGATTGTAAATATAAATGTGAAAGGGACAATTCATGGGTTTTACTTGATAAGTGCGATTTTCCAGTTCCATAGGTGGAAACATATTTTCCACATAAAAATCCAGGTGACCTGAGGTCTTCCAGAGGTCTCGTAAGGCAAGATGGGGGGTATAAACCAGCTGATAATCCCTTTTCAAGTGTTCCTCTTTCCAGAAATCTTCAATTATTTTCCTCACAAGAGCCCCTTTAGGAAGCCAGATAACAAGGCCGGGCCCGATGTCTTCCTCAATGGTAAAAAGTTCAAGTTCCTTTCCAAGTCTGCGATGATCCCTTTTTTTGACCTCTTCTAACCAATTGAGATAATCTTTAAGAGCCTCTTCAGTAAAAAAGGCCGTGCCATAGATTCTCCAGAGCATGGGATTTTTCTCATCTCCCCTCCAGTAAGCTCCTGCAATTGAGAGAAGTTTTATAGCCTTTACCTGTCCTGTTGAAAGAAGATGCGGGCCTCTGCAAAGGTCAATAAAATCCCCTTGAGTATAAATGCTAACTCTTTCATCGGGAAGTTCTGTAATTAATTCAAGCTTAAAGTCTTCATGTATCTGGGAAAAGAGCTTTATAGCCTCCTCTTTGGAGAGCTCTTTTCTCTCTAAAGGCAGATTTTTTTTAATTAGTTCCTTAATTTTTTTCTCAAGCTTTTTTAAATCCTCCTCTGTAAAAGGTCTCTCAAAGGCAATATCATAATAGAAACCATCTTCTATAGCTGGACCAATGCCAAGTTTTGCTCCTGGAAACAACTCTTTAACTGCCTGAGCCAGAATATGAGATGCGGTATGCCTTAAGACCTCTAAGGCCTCAGGGGAGTCCTGATAAAGAGGATCAAGTTGTAGCTCTTGAGCGCTATCAGGCAAAGGTGTATGCCAGTCATAAATCTCGCTATTGAGTTTAAAAGCCAGGGGTAGCTCTTGAGACTTTTTTAATTTTTTAATTTCAGAAAGAAGAACCTTGAGAGGCTGATTAGGTGGAAGTTGGAATTCTCCCAGATTTTTGATAAGAATTTTCAATGTTTTCTTTTAAATCTCCTTTAGGTGTATATATTAATGGTAGGCGCGGGCGGGATCGAACCGCCGACCTCTTGCGCGTCAAGCAAGCGCTCTCCCACTGAGCTACGCGCCTTTCCTTGATAGCTATTTAAAATAACCAAAAAAATTCCTTTGTCAAGAGGGTGTATGCGTCCATATCTTTTGAGACTCTATAGGATTTTTCTGCCACCTTTTCTGGTTTTCCACCCTTCTTTTTTTGTGAAATGTAGAAATAATATAAAAGGATAAACTTGTAATTTGAAAAAAGGTGGATTAAATTTTTTTAAAAATTTGGAGCTAACTTTATTGCAATGACCTCTGTTTTTAACAAATTTTCCAAGGAATACGATTTATGGTATGAAAAAAATCAAGCGGTCTATATCTCAGAGATTTCAGCCATAAGGCCTCATTTAATAAGTGGCCTATCTCTTGAGGTGGGAGTTGGCTCAGGAAGATTTGCTGAACCACTAAAAATTGATTTCGGGCTTGACCCATCCTTTGAGATGCTTCGGCTTGCTAAAGATAGAAACATAAAAGTTGCAAAGGGAATTGCAGAAAAACTACCCTTTAAATCCGAAATTTTTAATGTAGTTTTACTCGTAGTAACCATCTGTTTTTTAGAGGATCCCGAGATGGCTCTAAAGGAAGTTAAAAGAGTAT
This window of the Caldimicrobium thiodismutans genome carries:
- the thrS gene encoding threonine--tRNA ligase encodes the protein MKILIKNLGEFQLPPNQPLKVLLSEIKKLKKSQELPLAFKLNSEIYDWHTPLPDSAQELQLDPLYQDSPEALEVLRHTASHILAQAVKELFPGAKLGIGPAIEDGFYYDIAFERPFTEEDLKKLEKKIKELIKKNLPLERKELSKEEAIKLFSQIHEDFKLELITELPDERVSIYTQGDFIDLCRGPHLLSTGQVKAIKLLSIAGAYWRGDEKNPMLWRIYGTAFFTEEALKDYLNWLEEVKKRDHRRLGKELELFTIEEDIGPGLVIWLPKGALVRKIIEDFWKEEHLKRDYQLVYTPHLALRDLWKTSGHLDFYVENMFPPMELENRTYQVKPMNCPFHIYIYNQKRRSYRDFPLRLCELGTVYRFERSGVLHGLLRVRGFTQDDAHIFCREDQLEEELIKVLDLVIYFLKLFGFNEYQIYLSTRPEKFVGEPAIWNKAEEALKMALEHKGLAYEIDPGEGVFYGPKIDLKIKDVLGRFWQCSTIQVDFNLPERFDLVYVGEDNQFHRPIMIHRALLGSLERFFGVLIEHHAGAFPFWLAPVQIKVLTLTDRNIPYAEKVTQELKKTGFRVERDFRSEKINYKIRAAQLEKVPYMIILGDKEEEVQCLSIRKRSGEVMQGVSLADFLQSLKAESQPLSS
- a CDS encoding class I SAM-dependent methyltransferase, translating into MTSVFNKFSKEYDLWYEKNQAVYISEISAIRPHLISGLSLEVGVGSGRFAEPLKIDFGLDPSFEMLRLAKDRNIKVAKGIAEKLPFKSEIFNVVLLVVTICFLEDPEMALKEVKRVLQPGGRIIVGFVDKDSFLGKIYLAKKEKSIFYREAKFYSVTEVKALLEKTGFKPKLFTQTIFNPLEEITEPQPVKEGYGEGGFVVISAKKVE